The window TTCGCTGGCGGCCAGCTACATGGCGGTAGTTTCGGCCATATATGCGCTCGTACCCGAATTGCTCCTGGTAGCGCACGGAGCGAAGGTCGATCCGGAAGAATTCGCCCGTCTGCGCGGCCTGACCGTGATCTTGCTGCGGTTCGTGGCGTTCTACTGTCTGTTCGACGCCATGGTGATCATATTTTCGAGCGCGCTCAAAGGGGCCGGCGACACGCGATTTGTCCTGCTGACGACGCTGTGCATGTCCCCCTTGCCAGTGTTGGCGACTTTCTTCGGCGTGGAGTTCATGGGCCTGGGACTGTACTGGTGTTGGACGGCCATCACCACCTGGCTGTGCGTGCTGGGGCTGATCTACATGCACCGCTTTCGCCAGGGGCACTGGCGCACGATGCGCGTCATCGAGCGCACAAGTCCTGTGGACATCGACGATGCCCAAGCCGATGCGATCGAGCCGGCGGCCGTGGGGGGCTAAGGTGACCAAGCGCGGCCAGAGACTTCAGGCCGGATCAGCACGACGTATACACATAGACGTATACGCATAACTGTCGGCTAGTTGCCACCGGGCAATTTGCCTTCTTTGATCAATTCACCGAATGCTGGTGCATTGGGCTTGTCGGGGTGCGACTTTTCCTTGGCCACCTCGTCTAGTGCCGCGGCGATCTTTTCCTTGTCTTTTTGGTTCTTGCCCACCAGCTTGCCGAGAGCGGCGCCGTAGTGATTGCGCACCTTCTTGTCCTCGATCCCCTTGTCGTTCTTGCCGTGACAGACCTGGCATTTGGCCGTGGCGACAGCCTCGGCCAGCGTTTTTTCGGCCGGATTGGCGGAGTCCTTCTTGACGTACTTCGCATCGAACTCTTGTTTGTATTGGGGACGAGCGAGCACCGCGCTCAGCGATACTCCCAACACCACCACGACAGCGATTGAGGAAGCAATAGCTTTCTTCATGCGAGCGTCTCCAGGCTTGGTGATTTTCATTCTTGCCCAGGACGAGCCTGGTTCAATGGTCGGATTCTACCGGTCCGCGTCGACTGTCGGGCAGGGCAGGGGGGCGGAACGAAACGAGGACCGAACCAAAGTCTTGTCGCCGGCAGCCCTAATCGCTCGCCAAACCGTGGTGACGCGGGTGTTGTGACCGTTTGACCCGCTAGGTAAACTGCAGGTCTCGCGAGAGGCGGTTATGAGGGCCGAGTCCCGCGAGGTTTCGCTGCTACGCCCATTCCCACCTTGCTCACGGCGCCCCTGCGTATTGCTTTCGTCACCGACGAAAGCGGGAGGATTCCTCTG of the Pirellulales bacterium genome contains:
- a CDS encoding c-type cytochrome yields the protein MKKAIASSIAVVVVLGVSLSAVLARPQYKQEFDAKYVKKDSANPAEKTLAEAVATAKCQVCHGKNDKGIEDKKVRNHYGAALGKLVGKNQKDKEKIAAALDEVAKEKSHPDKPNAPAFGELIKEGKLPGGN